AAGggaggtttacacttgcacgacttgtTGCCACGATGTtatcgtggcaaggcgtgccaatctggagtcacgaaccagCAGGCTCCCGCACAGTTCACGACAAGTTTACGAATGCGCCTGTCAGCGTCacgaactggcacgacgcattcacgcataggggacaggaagtctgggcatctctgcttagactgctgcccccgagacccggtcccggataagcggtagaagatggatggatggatggatggaaagttttcagtttcactgtttttattttaaggtGAAACAAAGTGATCGAACTGATCATTGATCTTTGATCTGGCCCttttctgtccctgcagagctccagcagcaccgtgactggagagaggagcagctgtttCAACAGGAACCCAGCTGCAGTCTGGAAcagggagaaccagaaccagaacctccacacaacAAAGAGGTACAAGTaccagaacctcctcagatTAAAGAGGAACCGGAAGAACCAGAAGCTCCACAAATCAACAACGAACaacaagaaccagaacctcctcagatTAAAGAGGAACATGAGGAAAGTGTCTGTAACAAACGTGAACTATGTCCGGAGGCGGGAACAGTTAGTGGGGGGAGGACTGGGGAAGCATGTGGCAGACAGGTCAGCCATTCGCTGGACCAGATGAGCACTCagtcaggtgagaagccgtatgcttgtgaaatatgtgggaGACGTTTCATTCTGTGGCCTTTCTTAAGGAACCACATAAGAACTCACACCGTGGTGAGGAGCTATTCTTGTGCAACATGTAACGAAAGTTTCAGTCGGCACAATGCGCTgctggtccacatgagaactcacacaggggAGGAGCCCTTCTCCTTTGAAACATATTGTGAAAATTTCAGTCAGCACAATAATTCCTCGGTGCAGATTATAACTCACGCGGACAAGGAGCTGTACTCCTGTGAAAGATGTGGGAGGAGTTTCAGTCATCCGTGTTATTTAAGGTCTCACATGAGAACCCACATAGGGAAGAGTCTGTATTCTTGTGGAACATGTAACGAAAGCTTCAAGCGGCCCAATGCCTTGTtcgtccacatgagaactcactcgggggagaagccgtattcttgtgaaacgtgtgggaGACGTTTCACTCAGCAGAGCCAGCTgctggtccacatgagaactcactcAGGTGAGGAGCCATATTCTCAAGAAACGTGGGAGGAGTCTCAGTGAACAGGGTCATCCAGTTAGAAGGAAGCGTCTCTGAGTCGAACGGCGTTCAGACGACGCTTCAGGAAATGCTGTGCTTGTGGTCTGTCACAGGAGATGTGAACTTTCAagcaatggaaataaaatgttgacatgaatCCAGTGGGTTTTGTTATTCggtgtttctttttcagtcaACATGACTGATTTaccttttccctctttctcctcctcgggGTGAAGAAGCACTTTGCCTCCATGCTGCTCAGCCCTGCTGACGCACAGCTGGTAACCGACAGGATCCAACTGTCTGAAAACTCATTGAAATCTGGTGAAACCATGTCCATCAAGTCCCTGGTGGTCTAATTTTATTATTAAGTCCCTATGTAGCCCTTATATAACATATAAACACTATATTTGAGAAGGAAACGACTTCATTACTGGTGAGAtcatctgtccatgcagcaggTACGCTTCACTTGGTCAGAAATCTAGAATAAAGATTTTAAACCTAGAAACACTGCGTCCAGGGAAGAAAAAACGAGATGAATCATGCTGGTttttagagagaaaaatacttgaaatcaGACCTCATATTGCCCAGTAATAAGTAAGAAATACTAAATATAAGCAGATTGTTctcattttaataaaatcaGTGTCATTTTTCTGGCGAATCCAGGTTTACTATCAGGAAATCCATCAGTAAGTTCAGTCAAATCTACTTAACATGagcacagttcagttcagttgcACCGAGTCTTCATGAAGGTTGATTATCTTGAAATGAGCCCAATAGCAGAATAAGCTCATGTTCTGTTTTGAGAGACTACATCCTCTATTTTGTTACAAAAATTAACTTGATGATTTTTTCAATAGTAACAAGACTTTTTTCCATATGAACTCAGGACTGCAAATGTTACAAAACCAATTCCGATATAACTTAGAGGTGTGATGTTTTTGGGTCAAGCTTCAGTGTAAAGTGAGAACAGAGGGCAGCCTCGCCACTCATGGTGGAATGagacaacaacaataaagggctggagaaaaaaacaactgttcaattttaaacaacagaaacatggTGTGGAATGTTGCTAAATTTTGAAAAGAAGTCCTGGGAATCAGTGTCCCATAAACCTTTGCACTATTCTCAAAAACCGAGTGTGCGAGCTGCAAAAAGCAAACTGTGGGTCACCTGAGAGAGTGGGTGGATACCGTCCACCGCCTCGGCACAAAGGAAACTGCCGCTACAGCCACAGCTGCACCGAGGCAGATCAGCATCCAGCTCGCCACGAGAGTGATCCGAGACGGCGTCTGGAGAAGATGCAAGGACCACGCGTCTGCAATGAAGTGCAACATCCGCTTCAAAGAGGATTCTCCAAGACGACCGACTGGTTCCAGAGGCTCGGAGGAAGGGAAAGCAGCTTTCCTCAGAGAAGGTTTTGCCATGATTGACAGCTGCCGAGTGGGACTCCACTGACTCTCAAGGTTTTTTAGGTGTTTGGTGAAGACGTTACTCTGGTGATCTTGAAGTGTGTTCTTGGCTTTTCTTCAAAAGGGCTGATTGAGAAGGACCACATCGTCACCTGCTCTCCTAAACATCTTCATCTTTACTTTTTGCCTCTTGACGTAAGATGctgttttcctttctgtctttAAATGCAAGGGGGGGTAAAGGACAATGTAAAGCgtaaatctgtttttttgttgttgtttttttgtttgttttgcgaAGAACAGAGGGCTGACTGCTACTTTCTGCAAGAAACTCATTCATCTCCTGGAGACTACTTTTTGGAAACAATGGAGAGACCGTATTCTCTCAGCCGCGGATCTTCACTCTGCTGGAGTTATGATTATGCTGCACAAGTGTCCTGGTAATGTACTTGATCACAAAGTGACTTAGATGGACATTGGgttctgattttatttgaaaataatgatttGAACTATATGTTTGTATGGGTACAATAAGcaagaacaaaacaagaaatTCTATAGTAACATTTCAAAGCAAATAGATGAGTGGAAAGCCTCCTACAGGGCTGACTGAGTTGTTATTGGAGAAGACTTTAATTTAGCTCCTGATTTATGGCTAGACAGAAATCCTGCTAAAGGTCAATGCTACAGCTATGAAGGAATTATATCTGAATTATCTATGAAAAATATAGATAAAAATAGATATAATATAAtacatatgaaaaaaatatatataaaaatagttGATTATTGGTGACAGACCAATCCAGCTGTGAGACACTCTACTTGGTTCAATGCGTGTTCTAGAACAGATTACTGGATGATTTCAGTCGGCATTTTGAAGGGGGTTCTCAAGTGAAACTTCTGCATGACCGTGAACGGATCATtgtgctattttttttaagttaactTGGTCAAAGCAAGACCATTTTCGACATTCAATACGGAAATTTAATGATGATCTTTTGGaaaattttgagtttttgtAAAGCAGTCAAGCAATTAGTCCCAGTAGATCAGCCGATTCTGTGAACACGATGCTTCTTCCGTTGTGCAGCAGTCTTTTGACTTAAAATGTAGAGCCTATTCCCAATCTCCCAGTCTGGGCTGATGCATCTCACTGTTCCtgctgagggtggagagggagaaCTGTGTCGGACGCGCGTTCAGAGTCCAGTAATCCAATATTCCACTCACTTTCTCTCTTTGGGCTCAGCGACCCATTTATTGTCCTCCGTACATATAAAGCCACTGTTTACAGGTAGAAATCTGGAGCAGGCGCGCTCACTGGTTCCCGTTCACACACCGAACACGGTCAACAGACTTTCTCTGgcacacctgcagctcctgataCGCCTTCACCCATCCTGCTCCCCCCAGTGGTCAAATCATGGAAATGATAGACGGCTCCGACACACTGGCGCCTAATGGTTCACGTCAAAACATGTTTGTGATGTGATCATTGTGGAACTGTAGTCACATTGTGGCAAGAAACCACATTTGGTGTCCTTGTTGGACGCCATCTTGAAGTGAATTACTACTATACTGagattctgaagaaaaaaatagtctCAACCTGAAGTGAGTGGTTCAGACTCCATCTGATATGAGGTCAGTTTGAGATGTGACAGAATGCTGGTGGGCA
The sequence above is drawn from the Salarias fasciatus chromosome 17, fSalaFa1.1, whole genome shotgun sequence genome and encodes:
- the LOC115404685 gene encoding zinc finger protein 771-like, whose amino-acid sequence is MTPVQVLREFIKQRLTAAAGEIFTVFQQIIVQFEEEIYRQSKLLETCSKPPVHFHPAESPQQQEHEAPHSREDEGLVGNDHFLDSERDSTTQRLTAAAVEICTLFEQTIVQYQEKIERQNRLLEVCLKPQIKLPRAELQQHRDWREEQLFQQEPSCSLEQGEPEPEPPHNKEVQVPEPPQIKEEPEEPEAPQINNEQQEPEPPQIKEEHEESVCNKRELCPEAGTVSGGRTGEACGRQVSHSLDQMSTQSGEKPYACEICGRRFILWPFLRNHIRTHTVVRSYSCATCNESFSRHNALLVHMRTHTGEEPFSFETYCENFSQHNNSSVQIITHADKELYSCERCGRSFSHPCYLRSHMRTHIGKSLYSCGTCNESFKRPNALFVHMRTHSGEKPYSCETCGRRFTQQSQLLVHMRTHSGEEPYSQETWEESQ